TAGGCCGGACAAAGCTGTTCGGCATCGCGCGCGGTCACGCCCGTCGGTATGGGTTCGATGGCAACGATCACGTCTTTTTCAATGCGCAGCTGGTGGTCGTCCAGCCAGCCCCCTTCGGTGAGTAGCCGCCGCGCGCGCAGTACCTGGCTCATATCCCTTCCTCGGCAGGCGCTTCCTCGCGACAGCGGCCAAGTTCATCCACCAGGCTCGTCAGGCCGCGGTGCCCGCACTCCAGCGCCTGAAGGCGGAACGCTTCGCTGCTCAGTCCCTCGCGCTCCAGCACCATCTCCAGCAGAAGCTGCAGATTCGTGCCGGTGATAACTTCGCTGCCGGGCCGCTGCATCGCCAGCGTTGAAGCCACGCGAAATGGCGTACCGCCCAGCAGGTCGGTAAGGAACACAATGTCGAATTGCCCGTCCAGCTCACTCACCGCCTGCTCGAGCTGAGCGGTCAGCCGCGCTGTCGTGGAAGACGCGGGAAAATCAATGGCGATAAACTGCGGCTGTTCGCCGAGGATCTGCTTCATCGCCTGCTCAAGCCCGCTGGCAAAACCGCCATGACCCGTCAAAATAATGCCTAACATCGCAACCTCTTCGCGTTTACAGGAAGTGACAGAATTTACCGACAACGCCCAGGACCACGGTGATACCAATCAGGCGCAGCGGGCTCCAGCCACGGCGTACCAGCCAGAACATGGTCAGGGTATAGACCAGCGGCAGAAATGCGGGCATCAGCTTGTCGATAACGTCGGTTTGCAGTTTGACCACCGCATCCCCGGCCTTAATTTCAAGGGTGGTATTGAGGCGTACGTAGGTTGCTACCAGCGCGCCAATCACCGTCATCCCGACGATAGAGGCCGCATGGCCCACCTTTTTGGTGTTGGCTTTTATCAGCGGAATGGCGGCAACGCCCATTCGGTATGCGTAGTGCGCCAGGCCAAAGCGCAGGCCGAGATGCACCACGTTGAACAGCACGATAAAGACCACCGCGCCAAGAATGGAGCCTTGCAGCGCCAGGCTGGCACCAATACCGCCGCAGATGGGCAGCAGGGTGAGCCAGAACATGGCATCGCCGATGCCGCCGAGCGGGGCGCCCACGGCAATCTTGGTGCTTTGAATGCTGTTCACATCCTGCTTGGAACGCTCCATCGCCAGGATAATGCCGATCACAAAGGTCACCAGGAACGGGTGGGTATTGAAGAAGCCCATATGGCCTTTCATGGCGCGCGCCAGGTCCCGTTTGTTGGTGTGAATTTTTTTCAGCGCGGGCAGCAGGCCATACAGCCAGCCGGAAGCCTGCATACGTTCA
This region of Enterobacter cancerogenus genomic DNA includes:
- the agaF gene encoding PTS galactosamine/N-acetylgalactosamine transporter subunit IIA; this encodes MLGIILTGHGGFASGLEQAMKQILGEQPQFIAIDFPASSTTARLTAQLEQAVSELDGQFDIVFLTDLLGGTPFRVASTLAMQRPGSEVITGTNLQLLLEMVLEREGLSSEAFRLQALECGHRGLTSLVDELGRCREEAPAEEGI
- the agaE gene encoding PTS N-acetylgalactosamine transporter subunit IID, which produces MASNHTTLPDVIESETSLLTGVNENVYEDQQIGAELTKKDINRVAWRSMLLQASFNYERMQASGWLYGLLPALKKIHTNKRDLARAMKGHMGFFNTHPFLVTFVIGIILAMERSKQDVNSIQSTKIAVGAPLGGIGDAMFWLTLLPICGGIGASLALQGSILGAVVFIVLFNVVHLGLRFGLAHYAYRMGVAAIPLIKANTKKVGHAASIVGMTVIGALVATYVRLNTTLEIKAGDAVVKLQTDVIDKLMPAFLPLVYTLTMFWLVRRGWSPLRLIGITVVLGVVGKFCHFL